Below is a genomic region from Helianthus annuus cultivar XRQ/B chromosome 2, HanXRQr2.0-SUNRISE, whole genome shotgun sequence.
TCAACATATTAGTTAAAATATTACACACGGTTCTTTTACGGACAAAATTCGTCGCGAAGCGACTAGTGAGAGAATAAATACTAGGTCTTTAAAGGGGTTATTTGCTGTGGTGTAGCAAAATTGGGGTAGATAAGTAAACTTAAAAATGTTTTACTGTGGTGTAGTAGGCTCGGCgatttacataaacttaaaaatttGTGCATATCATACAGTAATACCAAATACATCCATAATCAAAATCCCGTTGGAACGCGCGGGTTATCGTGAACTCGTTTGAATGAAATTCgaaaaaattcgaaattcgactTAGATTATCAAGAATTCGAATCAATTCGAGTCCAGTAATTCGAATaacaatttataattttaaatccgaaattcgaattaaaaatatacatatttatttattaattttatttatatataatacacagggttgagatcctgtacaaacagtgctaattataagaaccgtaagaacaaaTCTGAACCATTAataatttaaatcaagggttgatattaattataaataaaactcttataattaaaaattactactaacaaattaggggtaattttgtaaaattgctagtcatttgaccattttccaTTAAATACAAATttcaccaaggttttttaaactaaaataacttttatatgcttcattatttttaaaaaaaatatatatcataaaatcaagtatttttttatctttaatatgagtaccatattgctatactttttttgtatttataaaagtgatttttaaaaaaagttaacaaaaggtgttttatgATTGTGCTGATAacgtgctgattatgtgttaattacaaaataatacaaacaaacaccaaaagtagatataatcagcacatctggtgtgctgataatggagaacgattgaggatgttgtgctaatgtcatttatgttgataatggagaacgattgagcacgatgtgctgataatgaagaacaattaaggatgttatgctaattatatagtgttgtgctgattatattttttgtaattatttttaattagttataaatatatatggtcaaaaggtctaaattacccctaaactatttttttattgatggacacttgtcaatttTGTGTTGGTTCTTACAGTTCTTACAatttaagtgtttgtatttgatcccactCCATAATACACATATAACTttaattaaggctatagtatctATACTATTATAATCTATACtattataaaaaggagaagtgataCATATTCTTAAGAAGCATGTACAAGGGACTGCAAGTTGGTAGAAGAGGAAGATCATCAGATTTTTAAGACGCTCCAGGGACAGGCTAGGGATTTCACCCATGAACCCTAATATCCGATTATATAGCTTGTAAATGAATCGTCTTGCAATTGAGACGTGAAGATAGAAAGGCAGATTGAATGCGAATGATGGTGGAGTCTCCAGGTTGCAGATGAAGCATCGTGTGTTTCATTATCAACAACGGTGGCGGTTAGCACAAAGCCAATCGTTATGGTTTTGCAGTTCCCGAGGTACGATCTGTTTCTGTTTTGAGTGTAGATGCTGTTTGATGATCAGATAAATTAGTCTATTTTTTTTCTTCAGATTGTGTGAtttagttttcattttttttacctgaTTTTCAATCACTTGAAAGTGGTTCCTGACATATGCTTGTCAGATGGTTCTGAATTTGTTTATGTTTGGCACAATATGTTGTTGTTTATAGGGTTTTGAGTGACTGGATATATACCGATGTTGATTATTGTGTTTATCTTGCAGCAACCAGCAGGAATCTTATGAATCCAAATCAAGCCCAGGCTGAGTTTAGGTGTCCCAAATTTCctgtcattttgataaaatggAATAAAGTAATTCGTTTTCCCCAAATATATATACCTAAATTTGTGGTTACACACACCCAGATCAAATTTTCCTAAACCACACTTGTACACATGGGTTTCCATTGGTTTTGATCTAAACTCATAGAAAATCATCGCTTTACAGTCAATAGGATCACCATCAAGATTGGTCTCTGATGCTGGTGTCTTGCATGATTGTGTGTTTTTCTTTGATTTATCCGCTTATGTGAAATTATATTTTAAATGTAGGTGTGAACCATTTCCCACTTATCCACTGACATACGACATGCTTCATGCAAATGGGCTCCTTTCATACTTTATAAACCGTTCGCTTTTTATGATACAACATTTCTAACAATGTGTAAAAAGAACGAGTCATATTTGTAGATAAATTGAAGCTTGAGATAGAAACCGAAGTGCCAGGAAGATGATATTGAAGAGAGTGAAGTTCTTGAAGGTTATAGATGCAAGAATCACACATGTGTCAAATGGCGTTACGCTTCATACGCCCATTGCAGCTATGTATAGTTGATTAATGGGTTGCTCCGGCATTAATCTAGCAATCGGACATAGATAATATTTTCACCGGATCGTTAATGGGTCGCTCCAGCATTAATCTAGCAATCGTCTTGATCATAGGTAGGTTTTTCATATCATTTGTTTATGTTCCTACTGTTTTTACAACTGTTGATAACAAAAAAAAGatcatgtttatttatgtactaACGTTAATGTGTTACAGGTTGCGTATTTGCAACTTCGATCGCGAAAGAAGAATCCGACAAGTTAGGAACTGTTATCGGGATTGATCTCGGACTATCTATTCATGTGTTGGTGTTTATAAGAACGGACACGTTGGAATCATAGCCAATGATCAAGGAAACCGTATCACCCCATCGTGGGTGACTTTCACGGACAATGAGAGGTTGATCGGTGAGGCGGTCAAGAATCAGGCGGCTGTAAACTCCGAAAGGACCTTATTTGATGTCAAGAGACTCATTGGCAGAAAGTGTGAACTTAATACTATATTCTTGCGTCGTGGGATATAACTGAGTACGTTTTGTTTACTTATTTCACATtgtaactttgttttgatatgtTTGAGGATAAAGAAGTCCAAAAAGATATTAAACTGAAGGTACTTCATTTCTCTAATCATACACGGGTCAGGTTGGTGCCATAAGGGTACATTTTTATTGGTCTAAAACAGGTCGGGTTGGTGTCACATTGTATTTTTGATGAGTAAAAAACAAGCCAGGTTGAGTTGTAGGATTCTTGAAACCGTGAAATTTTCTCAGGATCCAAAAACCGGAAGATATAATTAGAAAATATATCACATTGTTTATTCCACGCGATATTATATTATCTTTCAAAAAAAGTAAATacattttttttggttttgaCATTTTGTAGGATTCTTCACGATTCGGTTCTGTTGGAGAGGTTTCGATTGATTTTGCAAGTTATGCAGAGGCTACAAAGCTTTCTTCTCTATCTCTTCCTCTTATAAACGCTAATTCTGGAGCTGTATTGCATGTTGGTCCCTTCTTCCTTTCGATTTTTTATGGTAACTGGATTTGTTAATTTGTGTTTAATAATTGTTTATTGTTTATGTCGTTTGAATTAGGTATCGATTCAAAGGGTGCAACGGACTTCTGATCAGAGGTaaatataaatttcaaaaaaaaaaaaaaaacgttttcgTTTTCTATTCCTTTTAACTTGTTAAAGTATTTTGTGTATACTTATACAATTTGCAGGGACATTGATGGAATTTGTGATGACGGTCATCATGATCGAAGCTTGAGGTTACACTTTGGCAATGGTGACATAGAAGAGAGTTCCGATACCAGCTCGGGGCTTAATACCCCATGCGAACGCGAACCTAAGAACGCAAAACTGACTCATGAATCCTCAATCACGAAACATAAATCGTCACAATGGGATTGCTTAAACGGCTCAGACCCAAAAGTAAGTACAGATGATTCTTCAACAAGTACTTTAGGAGAAACTTCTGAAGAAAGTTCTCCAGAAGCCATGATTCAAAACCTTAAGGTCAAAGTTGCAGCGTTGACCAGGCAAACCAATGTTTCGGAGTAAGAGTTTCAGGCGGATGTTGAGGTCGATGTTGCAGCAGCCGGAGCACCGAAGAAGAGGACGTTCAAGAAGTTCAGTTTCAGAGGAGTTGATCTGGATGCTCTCCTTGATATGTCTACTGATGAGCTTGTTAAGCTCTTCACTGCTCGTGCTCGCAGAAGGTGTATACATGTATATTCATATGCAATATTTTGTATGACTAAAATAGTAATTTTGATAGATCTGtcttttttatatgtaatttgtGTGTTTGTAGGTTCCAGAGAGGTTTGAAGAGGAAGCCTATGGCTTTGATTAAGAAGCTCCGTAAAGCTGTATGTTTTCTTTATAACCTTTTACTGTCATAATCTTGTTTTATAAGGAAATTTATGATGCTGTGTGTTACTGTTATATGCTATTTTGTTACATTATGGTTAGTTTTGTTGCTGAAATACTTTATTGATATTTGATTAATTTATGTAAATAGTGCTACTAAATGCATTGTTTGTTGGATCTTTGATAGATATCGCATACATATTAGTATATTGTAATAGTGTAAGGGGTATTAGTGTAATTACTTTTCTATAAATAAGGCATTAGTCATTAGTAAAGGATAGGAAGAGAATTAGTAGTTATTGGGCTCTGTTACAGAGAGAGGGCGTAGCCCTGGGAACTCTTCGGAgtttgttatcgagtctgtaagaTCCGATtggatcatcttcttcatatcaaTTTCAATTCCAATCTATATTAATCATTAATCAGAATCGGATCTCTATCATTGGTCCGACTTGCCTTTCTGCTCTACTTCAAATCACCTCCTGCTTCACTTAGATCTCTCTTCCATTTTAGGATCTGTGTTATCTGTGTTTCCTGAATTTTCGGATCTATCTTCAATCAGATCCctgaattttcggatatttctCAATTTGAATCCGATATCCCTGAATTTTTGGATCTATCTTCAATCAGATCCAATTTCCGCTTCAACATCGTCTCAGATCCATTCCCAGATCCGCCAGTTCTACCTCCAATTCGATTTCAGATCTGTGCTCTCAGATCCAATTCGATTTCAGATCTGTATACTCCTCAATTTCTCTGTTCTGTTTCCACTCCAGTCTTCGTTTCAATTTCTCTGTTATTGCTTCAATTTCGATTTCTCTGTTCTGTTCTGTTTCGATTGCACCATGGAAACCGGTACAAGTGCTAGAATCGATGCTCAGGACATTCAAATCAATCAATTACAGAGCGATATTACCAAAATCAAATCCACGTTGAACTCCTTGGAAGAATCGCTGGAAGAGGAACGTGCTGAGTCGGCTGAATTTCGTAAAACTCTGCTCAACTGGATGCGACAACATGAGAAGAAAGGGGAAGAAGAGTCGCTGGGATCTAGTTGTCGATCGGGATCGGTATTAGCCCAATTGGAGGCGCTTGTTTACAGATCTGAAGAACGCCTGGGTAAATCGCTGCTGCACAATGGATGTGGCTCCAAATCAAGGTCGGATAGTGCTAATTGGGCCTTATCGACTGCTGAAACTGAGTTTGTCCATGGCTCCTCAACAACCAACTCGATGTCTGATACAGATCACTTGAAGGCGATCATATACCGATTTGAAGAAACGTCGGCCGACCATGGCTATTTGATGCTGAATAGTCATTCGGATTCCATTTTTTCAGGCTCTAATTCTACATCGGCGGCTCCAATTGCGCAATTTCAGTCTCTACGAGCACAAATTGTTGGCGTCCGATCAAAATCTCATGAAATTGGGGTGATTTCGGGCCGTTCTCAGGGAAATTTGGGCTTCAGGACTGTGGTATTGGGCTCAGATGCTGTATTGGGCCTTGGTATTTTCAACATTCGACTAGCCGACTTACCCCCTAAGTTGTTTGATCTGGATCCTGATCTAGAACCACCTGACCGTCATACACCTTCACTTTCAACTCCTGTTCGGGTTCTTTCAAGTCAACTATGGGTGGTGCACGGGCAGTGTCGGCCTCCCGAAGACTCAACTAAGGAGATCTCAGTTTGCTTATGGAGCTCGTTATCGGATTCCAGTCTTGAGGACAAGACTGTTTTGAAGGGGGGAGTATTGATAGATATCGCATACATATTAGTATATTGTAATAGTGTAAGGGGTATTAGTGTAATTACTTTTCTATAAATAAGGCATTAGTCATTAGTAAAGGATAGGAAGAGAATTAGTAGTTATTGGGCTCATTGCCTTGTGCATGAGAAGGGCTTAGCCCTGGACCACTTTGGTGGCTAGTCTTTGTATTGTCTTCTTCAGTttatcaaagtttatcaaatATAGTTACAGATTTATTTTTCATCATCTCCATTCAATTCTGATACGTATCAATCTTGGTGTGCTTGAATTTAATCATTACTCCTTTTGACATTGATGGTATCTCATAGGTTACTCTTAGGAAACAAAGATCACTTTTTATCCATTTAGTGGGGTGACTAAAGGGCTAAAAGCCTTCTTAATTGACATCTCAGGGGCCCCTATGCAGGTATTATCTATTTGATTATATGTATACATGTATATTCATTTGCAAGTATCTATTCCAACTAGAGGTAAAAGAGACGGGCTGGCTGGATAATGGGTCAAAACAAATGTTAGTTAAAAAGAGTCATTTTAGTATGGGTCAAAAAGAGACATTTTCGAAAGCCACACAAAGTATATTAAGAGGCATACGATTATATTAGTAATCATGTAGGTGCCGTAGTAGGACCGAGGAGCAACAACTTCTATAGGTTGCTGAGCTGGCATCAATGTTGGTGGTGGTGCCGCCGCC
It encodes:
- the LOC110912550 gene encoding uncharacterized protein LOC110912550, which produces MVAGVWRRDDDTLFDDYFDDLGAGTNSWVRGGWLWEVGGGGAWVLSDWIYTDVDYCVYLAATSRNLMNPNQAQAEFRCPKFPVILIKWNKQSDIDNIFTGSLMGRSSINLAIVLIIGCVFATSIAKEESDKLGTVIGIDLGLSIHVLDSSRFGSVGEVSIDFASYAEATKLSSLSLPLINANSGAVLHVSIQRVQRTSDQRDIDGICDDGHHDRSLRLHFGNGDIEESSDTSSGLNTPCEREPKNAKLTHESSITKHKSSQWDCLNGSDPKVSTDDSSTKFQADVEVDVAAAGAPKKRTFKKFSFRGVDLDALLDMSTDELVKLFTARARRRFQRGLKRKPMALIKKLRKAVQYFEWLWLSFVVNHAAGSQQALFACRKL